In a single window of the Heliangelus exortis chromosome 1, bHelExo1.hap1, whole genome shotgun sequence genome:
- the P2RY6 gene encoding LOW QUALITY PROTEIN: P2Y purinoceptor 6 (The sequence of the model RefSeq protein was modified relative to this genomic sequence to represent the inferred CDS: deleted 1 base in 1 codon): MEEPTSMANLSSPVGAGRNSCTFHEEFKQVLLPLVYSLVFMVGLPLNAVVIGQIWVARKALSRTMIYMLNLALADLLYVCSLPLLIYNYTQKDYWPFGDFTCKFIRFQFYTNLHGSILFLTCISVQRYLGICHPLASWHKKKGKKLTWLVCAAVWFIVTSQCLPTFIFASTGTQRNRTVCYDLSPPDGSASYFPYGITLTVTGFLLPFVAILTCYCRMTRILCQKDEVMGLAVHKRKGKAVRMIVIVVIVFSISFFPFHLTKTIYLIVRSSPTLPCPSLQAFAIAYKCTRPFASMNSVLDPILFYFTQRKFRESTRYLLDKMSSKWRQDHCVTYGS; this comes from the exons ATGGAGGAGCCCACCAGTATGGCCAACTTGTCATCCCCAGTAGGGGCTGGGAGGAACTCGTGCACCTTCCATGAGGAGTTCAAGCAGGTCCTGCTGCCCTTGGTCTACTCCTTGGTCTTCATGGTGGGGTTGCCCCTGAACGCCGTGGTCATCGGGCAGATCTGGGTGGCCCGGAAGGCTCTGAGCCGTACCATGATCTACATGCTGAACCTGGCCCTGGCCGACCTCCTCTATGTCtgttccctccctctcctcatcTACAACTACACCCAGAAGGATTATTGGCCTTTTGGAGACTTCACCTGCAAATTCATCCGCTTCCAGTTCTACACCAACCTCCACGGCAGCATCCTCTTCCTCACCTGCATCAGCGTCCAGCGGTACCTGGGCATCTGCCACCCTTTGGCTTCGTGGCAcaagaagaaggggaagaagctGACC TGGTTGGTGTGTGCTGCTGTCTGGTTCATTGtcacctcccagtgcctccccaCCTTCATCTTCGCTTCCACCGGCACCCAGCGGAACCGCACGGTTTGCTACGACCTCAGCCCCCCCGATGGTTCTGCCTCCTACTTCCCCTATGGCATCACCCTCACCGTCACCGGCTTCCTCCTGCCCTTCGTGGCCATCCTCACCTGCTACTGCAGGATGACCCGGATCCTCTGCCAGAAGGACGAGGTGATGGGCTTGGCCGTGCACAAGAGGAAAGGCAAAGCCGTGCGGATGATCGTCATCGTCGTCATCGTCTTCTCCATCAGCTTCTTCCCCTTCCACCTCACCAAAACCATCTACCTGATCGTCCGTTCCTCCCCCACCTtgccctgcccttccctccAGGCTTTTGCCATCGCCTACAAGTGCACGAGGCCCTTTGCCAGCATGAACAGTGTCCTGGACCCCATCCTTTTCTACTTCACCCAACGCAAGTTTCGGGAGAGCACCCGTTACCTCCTGGATAAGATGAGCTCCAAGTGGAGGCAAGACCATTGTGTCACCTACGGCTCCTAG